A region of Natribaculum luteum DNA encodes the following proteins:
- a CDS encoding DUF7522 family protein, with translation MAELVTDEFAESLVSTCRVTVGDSLRSVVYFTPDDFELLYVRSDLYEGDEDALRRAKSTFVENERVGFEDKETYNRLATEPDLEPDVGEYEFTIRVFSAGFISRVIVDDHGVIVTSDGIEMDPFEDMAVAIRKMLADPDA, from the coding sequence ATGGCGGAACTCGTCACCGACGAATTCGCGGAATCGCTCGTCAGCACCTGCAGAGTCACGGTCGGCGACTCGCTCAGATCGGTCGTTTACTTCACCCCCGACGACTTCGAACTCCTGTACGTTCGGTCGGACCTCTACGAGGGCGACGAGGACGCACTGCGCAGGGCGAAGTCTACGTTCGTCGAGAACGAACGTGTCGGGTTCGAGGACAAGGAGACGTACAATCGACTCGCGACCGAGCCGGACCTCGAACCCGACGTCGGCGAGTACGAGTTCACGATTCGCGTCTTCTCTGCGGGGTTTATCAGTCGAGTCATCGTCGACGACCACGGCGTGATCGTCACCAGCGACGGCATCGAGATGGACCCGTTCGAGGACATGGCCGTCGCGATTCGCAAGATGCTCGCCGACCCGGACGCGTAG
- a CDS encoding DEAD/DEAH box helicase has product MASERDDENEERTERADDIPVTGEELLETFPGYHAEGDVSVLELSGRDAATVPNRSVLRPELAGALEHDLYTHQAAALEALAAGENVCVATSTSSGKTLVYALQIARNVLEARASGEESTAYVCYPTKALSRDQERELNDVFADLGVDVTVRVYDGDTERGETRRQIREEADVIITNFAGVNTYLHDHDRWARFFRACDLLVIDESHTYTGVHGMHVAWILRRLERVLEYYGAAPQFVLTSATIGNPGEHSEALTCEPVTVVAEDGSPQGPRDLVLWNPPPRVREDDQSGLEAEADSNGDWTPDDDYERLPATVEAPRIFSHLTYHDAQTLLFTPSRKLAELSVKRATKHRSDRDFYYANPHSRGDLEPYHAGHSRQKRHATEYGLKTGTLDGVASTNALELGINVGEMDATVQLGYPGQRQSFWQQIGRAGRDEKRALSVLVAEHRTLDQYVVSNPDYLLDEDVEDAVVDPGNDAVFSQHLRCAADELAVDEDDVGTFASRDRLERAVEMWRRAGQVRGHLETGVSYTGAPRPQTDVSLYATASEEYEVRLADGVDDRHDPEMEPLARERVLRDFHEGAIRLHEGRQYEVTDVVHDSPNPHVVVWPVDVDYYTRSRSEVTVLDAVSEDSREIGDFTLHYGHGTVLVYHGVYDEVAVHGGTTKTAGISTENPPLEIETQLCWLEVPADVERALLEKYRDWCVPDMDGGDAAHVGYAGGLHAAEHATIGVAPLELTLDKRDLGGLATLTIDSHLAVASDDEHGEESERARSFAAAKAVVKAQADALEREPASGWFVYDGIEGGLGFSRAIYENFEAVAARAREHVAGCDCGRVDGCPACVMDDQCGNDNQPLHRQAAVDVFDQLLGNESKDALEAYVPEDEHGGERRPPLFYS; this is encoded by the coding sequence ATGGCGAGCGAACGCGACGACGAGAACGAGGAACGGACCGAACGAGCGGACGACATTCCCGTTACGGGCGAGGAACTCCTCGAGACGTTCCCCGGCTACCACGCCGAGGGCGACGTGAGCGTCCTCGAGTTGTCAGGCCGGGACGCCGCGACGGTTCCCAACCGCTCGGTCCTGCGCCCCGAACTCGCGGGAGCGCTCGAGCACGACCTCTACACCCACCAGGCGGCGGCACTCGAGGCGCTCGCTGCGGGGGAGAACGTCTGCGTCGCGACCAGCACTTCCTCGGGGAAGACGCTGGTCTACGCCCTTCAGATCGCCAGGAACGTACTGGAGGCACGCGCGAGCGGCGAGGAGTCGACGGCCTACGTCTGCTACCCGACGAAGGCCCTCTCGCGTGACCAGGAACGGGAACTCAACGACGTCTTCGCCGATCTCGGAGTCGACGTCACCGTCAGGGTCTACGACGGCGACACCGAACGCGGCGAGACCCGCCGGCAGATCCGCGAGGAGGCCGACGTCATCATCACGAACTTCGCAGGCGTGAACACCTACCTCCACGACCACGACCGGTGGGCCCGGTTCTTCCGGGCCTGCGACCTCCTGGTGATCGACGAGTCACACACCTACACAGGCGTCCACGGCATGCACGTCGCCTGGATCCTCCGCCGACTCGAGCGGGTACTCGAGTACTACGGCGCGGCCCCCCAGTTCGTCCTCACGAGCGCGACGATCGGCAACCCCGGCGAGCACTCCGAGGCACTGACCTGCGAACCCGTCACCGTGGTCGCCGAGGACGGGTCGCCGCAGGGGCCGCGGGACCTGGTGCTGTGGAACCCGCCGCCTCGAGTGCGTGAGGACGATCAGTCGGGACTCGAGGCCGAGGCCGATTCGAACGGCGACTGGACGCCCGACGACGACTACGAACGCCTGCCCGCGACCGTCGAAGCCCCGCGGATCTTCTCGCATCTCACCTACCACGACGCCCAGACGCTGCTCTTTACTCCCTCGCGGAAACTCGCCGAACTCTCCGTGAAACGGGCGACAAAGCACCGCTCGGATCGAGACTTCTACTACGCGAATCCACACTCGAGGGGAGACCTCGAGCCCTACCACGCTGGCCACTCCCGGCAGAAACGCCACGCCACCGAGTACGGGCTGAAGACGGGAACGCTCGACGGCGTGGCCTCGACGAACGCCCTCGAGCTCGGCATCAACGTCGGCGAGATGGACGCGACGGTGCAGCTGGGCTATCCCGGACAGCGACAGTCGTTCTGGCAGCAGATCGGCCGGGCGGGCAGAGACGAGAAGCGAGCACTGTCGGTGCTCGTGGCCGAACACCGGACTCTCGACCAGTACGTCGTCTCGAATCCCGACTATCTGCTCGACGAGGACGTCGAGGACGCGGTCGTCGACCCCGGTAACGATGCGGTGTTCTCCCAGCACCTCCGTTGTGCCGCCGACGAACTCGCCGTCGACGAGGACGACGTCGGGACCTTCGCCTCACGGGACCGCCTGGAGCGTGCCGTCGAGATGTGGCGGCGAGCCGGACAGGTGCGGGGACATCTCGAGACGGGCGTCTCCTACACCGGAGCGCCACGTCCACAGACGGACGTCTCGCTGTACGCGACGGCGAGCGAGGAGTACGAGGTCCGACTCGCCGACGGCGTTGACGACCGCCACGACCCAGAGATGGAACCGCTCGCACGCGAGCGCGTGCTCCGGGACTTCCACGAGGGAGCGATCAGGCTCCACGAGGGCAGACAGTACGAGGTGACTGACGTGGTCCACGACTCACCGAACCCGCACGTGGTCGTCTGGCCGGTCGACGTCGACTACTACACCCGATCGCGGAGCGAAGTGACAGTTCTCGACGCCGTCTCCGAGGATTCCCGCGAGATCGGCGACTTTACCCTCCACTACGGCCACGGCACCGTCCTCGTCTACCACGGGGTCTACGACGAGGTCGCCGTCCACGGCGGGACGACGAAAACGGCCGGCATCTCGACCGAGAACCCACCACTCGAGATCGAGACCCAGCTGTGCTGGCTCGAGGTCCCCGCCGACGTCGAGCGGGCGCTGCTCGAGAAGTACCGCGATTGGTGCGTTCCCGACATGGACGGTGGAGACGCTGCCCACGTCGGCTACGCGGGCGGGCTCCACGCTGCCGAACACGCGACGATCGGCGTGGCACCGCTCGAGTTGACCCTCGACAAACGCGACCTCGGGGGGCTCGCCACGCTCACGATCGACTCGCACCTGGCCGTCGCGTCCGACGACGAGCACGGAGAGGAAAGCGAGAGAGCGCGAAGCTTCGCAGCGGCGAAAGCCGTCGTGAAAGCGCAGGCCGACGCCCTCGAGCGGGAACCTGCGAGCGGCTGGTTCGTCTACGACGGCATCGAGGGCGGCCTGGGCTTCTCGCGGGCGATCTACGAGAACTTCGAGGCGGTGGCCGCTCGCGCTCGAGAGCACGTCGCGGGGTGTGACTGCGGTCGCGTCGACGGCTGTCCGGCCTGCGTGATGGACGACCAGTGTGGGAACGACAACCAGCCGCTCCACCGACAGGCGGCCGTCGACGTGTTCGATCAGTTGCTCGGAAACGAGAGCAAGGACGCTCTCGAGGCCTACGTGCCCGAGGACGAGCACGGCGGGGAGCGGCGGCCGCCGCTGTTCTACTCGTGA
- the rocF gene encoding arginase — MSQTVRIIGAPMDYGANRRGVDMGPSAIRYAGLSDELEDAGVESTDSGDLLIPRAEERDPDAAQPREGEAKFLREVEEVCTRLGDQVAETLAEGAFPLVLGGDHSIAIGTVHGSSREADLGVLWFDAHADINTPETSPSGNVHGMPLAAVLGRGIFDELSWARAPGIREESVAYVGLRSIDERERELIHDSDVTAFTMSDIDERGITAVVEDALEVVTDHTDGVHVSLDLDWLDPKTAPGVGTPVRGGVTYREAHSALEVVSQRNERDGILRSMDVVEVNPILDEQNETATLAAELAASAFGKRIL, encoded by the coding sequence ATGAGCCAGACCGTACGGATCATCGGCGCACCGATGGACTACGGGGCGAACCGACGCGGCGTCGACATGGGGCCGTCGGCGATCAGGTACGCGGGACTGTCGGACGAACTCGAGGACGCGGGCGTCGAGAGTACGGATTCGGGTGATCTGCTCATCCCCCGGGCTGAAGAACGTGATCCGGACGCAGCTCAGCCCCGTGAGGGCGAGGCGAAGTTCCTCCGCGAGGTCGAGGAGGTCTGTACGCGCCTCGGCGATCAGGTCGCAGAGACGCTGGCCGAAGGCGCGTTCCCGCTCGTGCTGGGCGGCGATCACTCGATCGCGATCGGGACAGTCCACGGCTCGTCTCGCGAGGCCGACCTCGGCGTGCTCTGGTTCGACGCTCACGCCGACATCAACACCCCCGAAACCTCTCCCAGCGGGAACGTCCACGGGATGCCGCTGGCGGCGGTCCTGGGACGGGGAATCTTCGACGAGCTATCGTGGGCGCGTGCGCCGGGTATCCGCGAAGAGTCGGTCGCCTACGTCGGTCTGCGGAGCATCGACGAGCGCGAACGCGAACTGATCCACGACAGCGACGTCACGGCGTTTACCATGTCCGACATCGACGAACGCGGCATCACCGCCGTCGTCGAAGACGCCCTCGAGGTCGTGACCGACCACACGGATGGCGTCCACGTCAGCCTCGACCTCGACTGGCTCGACCCCAAGACCGCACCCGGGGTAGGGACGCCGGTTCGCGGCGGCGTCACCTACCGCGAGGCTCATTCGGCACTCGAGGTCGTCTCCCAGCGCAACGAGCGCGACGGCATCTTGCGCTCGATGGACGTCGTCGAGGTCAACCCGATCCTCGACGAACAGAACGAGACGGCGACGCTCGCGGCCGAACTCGCGGCAAGCGCGTTCGGCAAGCGCATCCTGTGA
- the purD gene encoding phosphoribosylamine--glycine ligase — translation MRENVLLIGGGGREHAIARALEDSECDLYACAGNRNPGIARIATDFETLEETDPEAVVDYAAEVEATIAVVGPEAPLDAGVADALEEAGVYAFGPRQEQARIETDKAFQRRFMSENDIPGCPDYETFDDVEAACEFIDEYDGDLAIKPAGLTGGKGVKVIGDQVTPEEGKEYIRESDYERIVLEERLIGEELTIQAFVANGEIRTAPAVQDHKRAYEGDEGPNTGGMGSYSDATRELPFMSEEDYEAAVEILEATVDALEGYKGILYGQFMLTAEGPKVIEFNARFGDPEAMNTLPVLETDFLDVLTAARDGEDLPDLEFADQATVCKYAVPEGYPTDPEAGAKVQVDEESAGDALLYYASVDERDDGIYTTTSRSFAVVGIANTLDEAEEIAEDALAVAGDEGLHMRHDIGKADLVQQRIDHMAELRGD, via the coding sequence ATGCGAGAGAACGTGCTCCTGATCGGCGGCGGCGGACGCGAACACGCCATCGCCCGCGCGCTCGAGGATAGCGAGTGTGACCTGTACGCCTGTGCGGGCAACCGGAATCCCGGCATCGCCCGGATCGCGACCGACTTCGAGACGCTCGAGGAGACCGATCCCGAGGCTGTCGTCGACTACGCCGCGGAGGTCGAGGCGACGATCGCCGTCGTAGGTCCGGAAGCCCCGCTGGACGCAGGCGTCGCAGACGCACTCGAGGAGGCGGGCGTCTACGCCTTCGGTCCGCGCCAGGAGCAGGCCCGGATCGAGACGGACAAGGCGTTCCAGCGGCGGTTCATGTCCGAGAACGACATCCCCGGTTGTCCGGACTACGAGACCTTCGACGACGTGGAGGCGGCCTGTGAGTTCATCGACGAGTACGACGGCGACCTCGCGATCAAACCCGCCGGCCTCACCGGCGGGAAGGGCGTGAAGGTCATCGGCGACCAGGTCACCCCCGAGGAAGGCAAGGAGTACATCCGCGAGTCGGACTACGAGCGAATCGTCCTCGAAGAGCGACTGATCGGCGAGGAGCTGACGATCCAGGCGTTCGTCGCCAACGGCGAGATCCGGACCGCACCCGCCGTCCAGGACCACAAACGCGCCTACGAGGGCGACGAGGGACCGAACACCGGCGGGATGGGTAGCTACTCCGACGCGACCCGCGAGCTGCCCTTTATGTCCGAGGAGGACTACGAGGCCGCCGTCGAGATCCTCGAGGCGACCGTCGACGCCCTCGAGGGGTACAAGGGCATCCTTTACGGCCAGTTCATGCTCACCGCAGAAGGACCGAAGGTCATCGAGTTCAACGCCCGCTTCGGCGACCCCGAAGCGATGAACACTCTCCCCGTCCTCGAGACCGACTTCCTCGACGTGCTCACGGCGGCCCGCGACGGCGAGGACCTGCCGGACCTCGAGTTTGCCGACCAGGCGACGGTCTGCAAGTACGCCGTGCCAGAGGGGTACCCGACGGACCCCGAGGCAGGCGCGAAAGTGCAGGTCGACGAAGAAAGTGCCGGCGACGCGCTGCTGTACTACGCCAGCGTCGACGAGCGTGACGACGGCATCTACACGACGACCTCCCGCTCGTTTGCCGTCGTCGGAATCGCCAACACGCTCGACGAAGCCGAGGAGATCGCCGAAGACGCCCTTGCAGTCGCCGGCGACGAGGGCCTGCACATGCGCCACGACATCGGGAAAGCCGATCTCGTCCAGCAGCGGATCGACCACATGGCGGAACTGCGCGGTGACTGA
- a CDS encoding cytochrome P450 yields MASNTITETDVVAGRRPPGPSGLPVVGNLHRYLRGPLAFVESCAREYGDVVYTNVAGETYMVAHPDHVERVLVTDDHRFRKAELGQGRLEPIFGNGLVVSDGEYWRRQRTRMQPAFRPDRIAAYAEVMRRQAAATAERWVPGQTIQVDEEMRRLTLGILVQSLFGTDLGGREAEIREAFELVMGRFEGVNTWLPGWLPTPANRRFERGRERLDAIVYDLIDERRESAADRDDLLSTLLVAEDERGERMTDEAVRDEVVTLLAAGHDTTALALTYAWHLLGTHPDATDRLHAELEEVLDGATPTLADLSALEYTEAVVSEALRLYPPTHATAREATEDVAFGEYVVPGGSTIFLPQWILHRDGRWWDDPETFRPGRWLEERDRPEYAYFPFGGGPRHCIGHRFATVEARLVLATIASCWRLEPASSDLSIRPVITLRPTDPVEMVVHKR; encoded by the coding sequence ATGGCGTCGAACACGATAACCGAAACCGACGTCGTGGCCGGGAGACGACCGCCCGGACCGTCGGGACTGCCGGTCGTCGGGAACCTCCACCGGTACCTCCGCGGTCCGCTCGCGTTCGTCGAGTCCTGCGCCCGGGAGTACGGCGACGTCGTCTACACTAACGTCGCCGGCGAGACGTACATGGTGGCCCATCCGGACCACGTCGAACGGGTGCTGGTCACCGACGACCACCGGTTTCGCAAGGCGGAACTGGGGCAGGGTCGACTCGAGCCCATCTTCGGGAACGGGCTGGTGGTGAGCGACGGCGAGTACTGGCGACGACAGCGAACGCGCATGCAGCCGGCGTTCCGTCCGGATCGGATCGCCGCGTACGCCGAGGTAATGAGACGGCAAGCGGCGGCCACGGCGGAGCGGTGGGTGCCCGGACAGACGATCCAGGTCGACGAGGAGATGCGCCGTCTCACCCTCGGCATCCTGGTCCAGTCGCTGTTCGGCACGGACCTCGGCGGGCGCGAGGCGGAGATCCGCGAGGCGTTCGAACTGGTGATGGGGCGGTTCGAGGGGGTGAATACCTGGCTGCCGGGGTGGCTCCCCACGCCGGCGAACCGGCGGTTCGAGCGCGGGCGCGAGCGCCTCGACGCGATCGTCTACGACCTGATCGACGAACGGCGAGAGAGCGCCGCAGACCGGGACGACCTCCTCTCGACGCTGCTGGTCGCCGAGGACGAGCGCGGCGAGCGGATGACCGACGAGGCGGTCCGCGACGAGGTCGTGACCCTGCTGGCGGCCGGCCACGACACGACCGCACTGGCGCTTACGTACGCCTGGCACCTGCTCGGCACTCACCCGGACGCGACGGACCGACTCCACGCCGAACTCGAGGAGGTCCTCGACGGCGCGACTCCGACTCTCGCGGACCTGTCGGCGCTCGAGTACACCGAGGCGGTCGTCTCCGAAGCGTTGCGACTGTATCCGCCGACGCACGCCACCGCCCGGGAAGCGACCGAGGACGTGGCGTTCGGTGAGTACGTCGTTCCCGGCGGCTCGACGATCTTTCTGCCACAGTGGATCCTCCACCGCGACGGCCGCTGGTGGGACGACCCCGAGACGTTCCGTCCCGGCCGGTGGCTCGAGGAGCGCGATCGGCCCGAGTACGCTTACTTTCCGTTCGGCGGCGGCCCTCGCCACTGCATCGGGCACCGGTTCGCGACCGTAGAGGCGCGACTCGTTCTGGCGACGATCGCGTCCTGCTGGCGACTCGAGCCAGCGTCGAGCGATCTCTCGATCCGACCGGTGATCACGCTACGGCCGACGGATCCCGTCGAGATGGTCGTCCACAAGCGGTAG
- a CDS encoding macro domain-containing protein, which yields MEFDVVQGDIAAQSADALVNAAGTSLRMGSGVAGALRRGAGGPINEEAIEKGPVDLGDVAVTDAYDLDAEYVIHAAAMPHYGDGRATAESIRDATRNALERADDLACESLVIPALGCGVAGFDLEDGARIITEEIAAYDPETLSDVRFIAYSDGEYETVREVADAVRA from the coding sequence ATGGAGTTCGACGTCGTTCAAGGTGACATCGCCGCACAGTCAGCCGACGCGCTCGTCAATGCCGCCGGCACGAGCCTCCGGATGGGCTCCGGCGTCGCCGGCGCACTCCGACGCGGTGCCGGCGGCCCGATAAACGAGGAGGCGATCGAGAAGGGGCCCGTCGACCTCGGCGACGTCGCCGTCACCGACGCCTACGACCTGGACGCCGAGTACGTGATCCACGCCGCCGCGATGCCCCACTACGGTGACGGACGGGCGACGGCCGAGAGCATCCGCGACGCGACCAGAAACGCACTCGAGCGCGCCGACGACCTCGCCTGTGAGTCGCTGGTGATTCCCGCACTCGGCTGTGGCGTCGCGGGGTTCGACCTCGAGGACGGGGCCCGGATCATCACAGAGGAGATCGCTGCGTACGACCCGGAGACGCTTTCTGACGTCCGCTTTATCGCCTACTCTGACGGCGAGTACGAGACGGTTCGCGAGGTCGCCGACGCCGTTCGGGCGTGA
- a CDS encoding ribonuclease H-like domain-containing protein has protein sequence MAERDGVRLLALPPSVALERPIPALEDARGYFDPDGIVIPGPRREPRAVARARRVFAGPVVHPPLADAGPVTRDELDGFPIVTVQRGTILEEAVDALESALSIVDHVVLVCDDVTTTVRPTALETHLEYAAELAAAVPADGSGVTVLTGGLPADYDETWHLERTGEPLGVGRDPIAEADLDTDDVVSVRIHGTGPVESHGDARSISGFSLSRDGAVAVETLDADAFGIEAVTGVGPKTADRLENQGITTRARLLETDLETLRSLPGIGRDRAERMLAHAEVLETGEPRRLTDEPLPGENWERPPLCLDIETDGLSPTIVWQVGVYDPLEDSHRAFLEDSNPDDPRSVLQAFLDWLLGVYPDRALLTWNGWRFDYRHLGAFINRYLPGYAEEWERIPKLDCYLWAVRETNALLPGRTNRLADVAAALGYEHAGTGLDGAATAAAYERFRWTGAELEWDRHEAYCEDDCRALWHVYERLRDAPRLSAASSGSTGSTSERAGGKTGQTGLSDF, from the coding sequence ATGGCCGAACGCGACGGCGTTCGACTGCTCGCCCTCCCGCCGTCGGTCGCCCTCGAGCGGCCGATTCCGGCGCTCGAGGACGCCCGCGGCTACTTCGACCCCGACGGTATCGTGATCCCCGGCCCCCGTCGCGAACCGCGGGCGGTCGCTCGAGCACGCCGGGTCTTCGCCGGGCCCGTCGTCCACCCGCCGCTGGCCGACGCCGGCCCCGTAACGCGCGACGAACTCGATGGATTTCCCATCGTCACCGTCCAGCGCGGGACGATACTCGAGGAGGCCGTTGACGCACTCGAGAGTGCGCTCTCTATCGTCGACCACGTCGTGCTCGTCTGCGACGACGTGACGACGACCGTCCGGCCGACGGCCCTCGAGACGCATCTCGAGTACGCTGCCGAACTCGCAGCGGCGGTCCCGGCCGACGGAAGCGGCGTGACGGTGCTCACCGGTGGGTTGCCGGCAGATTACGACGAAACGTGGCACCTCGAGCGAACTGGCGAACCACTCGGCGTCGGACGGGACCCGATCGCAGAAGCCGACCTCGATACCGACGACGTCGTCTCGGTCAGGATTCACGGCACCGGCCCGGTCGAGAGTCACGGCGACGCCCGGTCGATCTCCGGGTTCTCGCTGTCACGCGACGGTGCGGTCGCCGTCGAAACGCTCGACGCTGACGCCTTCGGAATCGAGGCCGTGACGGGAGTGGGACCCAAGACCGCAGACCGGCTCGAGAACCAGGGGATCACGACTCGCGCTCGGTTGCTCGAGACCGACCTCGAGACGCTCCGTTCGCTGCCGGGGATCGGCCGGGATCGCGCCGAACGGATGCTGGCTCACGCCGAGGTGCTCGAGACTGGCGAGCCGCGACGACTCACCGACGAGCCGCTGCCCGGCGAGAACTGGGAGCGGCCGCCGCTGTGTCTCGACATCGAAACCGATGGTCTCTCGCCGACGATCGTCTGGCAGGTCGGCGTCTACGATCCGCTCGAGGACAGCCATCGGGCGTTTCTCGAGGATTCGAACCCGGACGATCCGCGCTCGGTGTTGCAGGCGTTTCTCGACTGGCTACTCGGCGTCTACCCCGACCGGGCGCTGCTCACCTGGAACGGCTGGCGCTTCGACTATCGCCACCTCGGGGCCTTTATCAACCGCTACCTGCCGGGGTACGCCGAGGAATGGGAGCGGATCCCGAAACTCGACTGCTATCTGTGGGCCGTCCGCGAGACGAACGCACTCTTGCCCGGACGGACCAACAGGCTGGCGGACGTCGCGGCCGCGCTCGGCTACGAGCACGCCGGGACGGGACTCGACGGGGCGGCCACGGCGGCGGCCTACGAACGGTTCAGGTGGACGGGCGCGGAACTCGAGTGGGACCGCCACGAGGCCTACTGCGAGGACGACTGCCGGGCACTATGGCACGTCTACGAACGGCTCCGGGACGCGCCACGGCTGTCGGCCGCCTCGAGCGGGAGTACGGGAAGTACGAGCGAGAGAGCGGGCGGAAAGACCGGCCAGACCGGACTGAGTGACTTCTAA
- a CDS encoding acyltransferase, whose translation MTDDADTRHDRVTHHPTPGVANSLAHWTTARSPLRVAINYVVVWLVRISPSLKLKRWLMRRIGVTVGEGVSWGLEATPDVFWPDLITLEDHAIVGYDATILCHEFLQDEYRTGEVVVGERAMIGAGAILLPGVEVGEGASVAANSLVTRDVPPGETVAGVPAVPMKTRDGDDSDSGAN comes from the coding sequence GTGACCGACGACGCAGACACCCGACACGACCGCGTGACTCACCATCCGACGCCCGGCGTGGCGAACTCGCTTGCACACTGGACGACGGCTCGAAGCCCGCTGCGAGTGGCGATCAACTACGTCGTCGTCTGGCTCGTGCGCATCTCGCCGAGTCTCAAACTGAAACGCTGGCTCATGCGCCGTATTGGCGTGACGGTCGGCGAGGGCGTCTCGTGGGGTCTCGAGGCGACTCCGGACGTCTTCTGGCCGGACCTGATCACCCTCGAGGACCACGCCATAGTCGGCTACGACGCGACGATCCTCTGTCACGAGTTCCTCCAGGACGAGTACCGCACGGGCGAGGTCGTCGTCGGCGAACGGGCGATGATCGGTGCCGGCGCGATACTCCTGCCGGGCGTCGAGGTCGGCGAAGGTGCGAGCGTGGCGGCGAACTCGCTCGTGACGCGCGACGTTCCGCCGGGCGAGACAGTCGCTGGCGTTCCCGCGGTGCCGATGAAAACGCGAGACGGAGACGACTCGGATTCCGGGGCTAACTAG
- a CDS encoding NAD(P)/FAD-dependent oxidoreductase, protein MTENVVVLGAGYAGAGAIAKLQSELGGNTRLTWISETNYHLVLHESHRVVRDPSVRSDITIPINEIAAPTTQFIQDRVVNLDVDDQIVELEDGDDVEYDYVLVALGSQTAYYGIPGLEEHSLTLKSLDDALEIHDAIKAASREATRGEPAQVVVGGAGLSGIQTAGEVAEFRDANRAPLEIHLVEALDEIFPGNDPEIQQALRDLLEEAGVRIHTDDPITEAEDGVIHFDEGDPLEYDVLVWTGGITGRDALEETGLEKEHNRVNAKANFQTSDERVFAIGDSAIIDQGDQPAPPTAQAAWQAAEVAGENIARAIENRPLKTWEHDDKGTVISVGDKAVAHDVEMLPVDTFGGFPAKNLKKFIAARWIADLTSWNRARKCWSSL, encoded by the coding sequence ATGACAGAGAACGTCGTCGTCCTTGGCGCTGGATACGCTGGTGCCGGTGCGATAGCGAAACTCCAGTCGGAGCTCGGGGGTAACACACGGCTAACGTGGATTTCTGAGACGAACTACCACCTCGTTTTGCACGAGTCTCACCGCGTCGTTCGCGATCCGTCCGTCCGCTCCGACATCACAATTCCGATCAACGAGATCGCAGCGCCGACGACGCAGTTCATCCAGGATCGCGTCGTGAACCTCGACGTCGACGACCAGATCGTCGAACTCGAGGATGGCGACGACGTCGAGTACGACTACGTGCTCGTCGCGCTGGGGAGCCAGACCGCCTACTACGGCATCCCCGGCCTCGAGGAGCACTCGCTGACGCTCAAGAGCTTAGACGACGCACTCGAGATCCACGACGCGATCAAAGCCGCGAGTCGGGAGGCCACCCGCGGCGAACCCGCACAGGTCGTCGTTGGCGGTGCCGGGCTCTCGGGCATCCAGACCGCCGGCGAAGTCGCCGAGTTCCGCGACGCGAACCGCGCTCCCCTCGAGATCCACCTCGTCGAAGCGCTCGACGAGATCTTCCCCGGCAACGATCCCGAGATCCAGCAGGCGCTGCGCGACCTGCTCGAGGAAGCCGGCGTCCGGATCCACACCGACGACCCGATCACGGAGGCCGAAGACGGCGTCATCCACTTCGACGAGGGCGACCCGCTCGAGTACGACGTGCTCGTCTGGACCGGCGGTATCACGGGACGGGACGCACTCGAGGAGACCGGCCTGGAGAAAGAGCACAACCGCGTCAACGCGAAGGCCAACTTCCAGACCAGCGACGAACGGGTCTTCGCGATCGGCGACTCGGCGATCATCGACCAGGGCGACCAGCCCGCACCGCCGACGGCGCAGGCGGCCTGGCAGGCCGCCGAGGTCGCCGGCGAGAACATCGCCCGTGCGATCGAGAACCGACCGCTGAAGACCTGGGAGCACGACGACAAGGGGACCGTCATCTCCGTCGGCGACAAGGCGGTCGCTCACGACGTCGAGATGCTCCCGGTCGACACCTTCGGCGGCTTCCCCGCGAAGAACCTGAAGAAGTTCATCGCCGCCCGCTGGATCGCCGACCTCACTTCCTGGAACCGCGCCCGCAAGTGCTGGTCGTCGCTGTAG